CCACTTGTTCAAATGGACTTGTGTGCTCATTTCTAACTAAATAATCTATAAGTTCAGCATCTGTCCTCCTAATTCTCTCACCTCGATATGAAATCCTTGCTGCATTCAATATTCTCTCCTCACTACCCATATAATCAACAAGTTTGATAAAGCCTTTATCTAAAACCTTATATTCCTTATTTAATAAATCTTCTCTCTCAATATCAGTATTCAAAACAATTACACCTCAACACCTTAAAATAATTCACTAGTTATTCAATTTAAATCATTATATAGTTTTTAGAAACTTATTTAAATAAAATTAAAGAAGGTCCCTTATAAAGGAACTCTTCTTGAAAATACTAATATTATAAAATATTTAAATTTTTCAGTCTCTATCTTGAAAGATTACCTAGAGCAGACTTTGCCTCACTAATAAGTTCTTCTATTTCTTTTATCTTTGCCATTGCTTCAATTAACTTCACAGAAGAAGATTCTAGTTGTTCTAAAGAACTTTCCGCATTACTTCGTGCCTTTCTAGCTAGAAAATCACCATTCCCTCTTCTTGACCAGTAACTTCTACGTTTGTTATTTCTTAATCTGTCAGTAATAGCTTCTTTTAAAATCTTTTCAGAATCTTCAAAAAAATATTTTGCAGAACTTCTTTCATTAAGTCCAACCTCAACTTCATTCATAAGCCTCTCGAGATTAGACCTTTCATCATTTAACTTATTTTGCAATTGAGTTAACTTTCTTATCTTTTCTATATTTTCCTTACGCTTTTTGGTTAGTGATATTCTTTCACTCTGAATTTTTCCCATTATATCATAAAAATCAGCTCTTCCTCGCTCACATCTATCTTTAAGCTCAAGTGCATTCTTAATTAATTGCTGGAATCCAGAATCTCCAAGAGCACCTTTTACTTTTTCAATTTCTGCTTGTGCTTCTTTTTCGGATTCAGTACTTGGAACTAAATCTTTTTCTTCTATTTTTATTACTTCTTCTTGAGGATAGTATGGATACTCTTGCCTAAACACCTCAAATCCCGCATTAACAGGTTTTACTTCCATGTCTTGTTGTATTTCTACTCCTTCTTCAAGAGAATCTATAACAACTTCTTTTTGTTCCTGATTTCCTTGTTCATGGTTTAAATATTTATTATCTTTGCTTTCATCTAAAACCTTTTCCCTTACTTCATTTAATAAATCATTAAGGGCATTCATATCACATGATAACAAACATAATAATGCTAACATACATACTGATAAAATATTTCTCTTCATATCTCCCTCCTGGGATATTAGATTATTTAATTATTGAATCTCGATATTGAAATACAATAATTACTGACAAATGTACACCCTTTTATTTTAAATAACAAAAATAAATTCCATAAAACCTCAATTATTCTATTCTGTAATAATTAAAGGTAATTCAAAATTATTTTAATAAGTAAATTTATACAATAAAGAACAAAAATATAATCTTAATCTAAAACTTGTAATCAATCACATCCAATTTAAACTTAAAAAAATAAATAATCAAAAAACAATTAACTAAAGTAAACATATCATTCAATAAAAACAAAAACTAAGAAACCTGGTTCCTACCTTTACTTTCAGAATAATTTTACTCACTTACTAATCAAAACTAATCTCATAATACTTACTTACACCTAATTAATATGGAACTGAATAAAAGTTACTGTCTTATCTTTAGTACAAATATCTATATAAATAAAGTCATTTGAGGAAAACGAATCTTATAAAAAGAATAGTTTTCCTCAAATGACTTTATTTAGTTATATATTTATTTTGTACTAGTTATTTATGTTAACTGTTAAAATTGCAGGTGTAATAGCATTTCAAGATTTATTTTATTATTTAATCGTTTAGTATATCTTCTAATTGCTATTAAAAATACTGTTGAAATTACTTTACAAGCACTAAAAACAGTTCTTGCGATAGATTAAATGTCTTAGAATTAGCACTAATAACAACACCATTAGCTGCATAAACAGATTTATCTTAACCTTTCTTAACATTAAACAAGATTGCTACAGGAACAAATAAACTAAATTAACTATAAGAGGTTAAAATACGGTTTGAAGATTCTCTGCATTACTACCGAACTATTCAACTTTTTAATTTCATTACAACTAATATAGAAGGCAGACTTAGAGATAAGTTTGCCTTCTAATCTTAATTTTAAGTAATGAATCTAACTATCTATTTTACTGCTGAGCTGCTGGTTTTGGGGATCTAGCTTTATCTATTTTTTCTTTTGCTTTCTCAAGAACATTCTTTTACTGCCTTCTTAATTATATCCTCTATTGATACCAATAACTTATTTACTGCACTTACTCCTACTGCTTGTACTACTTTGTCATCATCATTATTATTCGCAGCTAATTTACCATCCTTAACTAAAGAACGTAATGCTATACCTCCTGCTACAGCTGCTGCTTTAGCTACATCTTTTGCTAACTGACCTGTATCACTTCCTCCTCTTGCAAACTTTAGTGCACTTGTCTGTGCAGTTGCATCAACTGCTAGTGCTGCATCAGCATCACTTTCTTGTGACTTAACTATTGAAGCTAATATTTCTTCACCACTAACTGCTGCTACTATTGCTGCGGCTTTATCTCCCACAGCTGCTCCTGCATTAGCACCTGCAGCTAAGACTTTTACTCCATCTTTATTATCTGCATTACCTACTTTTACTGCTACATTTCCAGCTTCTGGCTTTGGAACACCTACCTTACCTGCTTCTTCTACAATTCCTTTCAATGCATTATATACTTTCTTTAATTCAACATCAGTTGGTGCTGTGCCTTGAGCATTACTTGCAGCCTCACCTACTGGTTTAGCATCACCGATATCTTTTAAAGAGTCCAAATGAGTTTTTAATGTGTTTAAAATAGACTTAGCAGAATCAACTGCACTTCTAATTATCTTGTTTAGCTCACCTTTATCAAGCTCTGTCTCTGACTTTTTTGCTATCTTTTCTAATTCTGTTGATGCGTCTCCAAGCTTAGCACCTAAGCTGTTAAAATACCCTCCTACATCCTCTTTCTTTGTAGTTGATTTAGCAGTAAAACCTAATGTACCAGAAAGTAGCTCTAAAAATGCATAAAAAGCATTCTTAGCACTTCTACCTACATCCATGAGAACAGAACTTAAACTGCTCCCTCCTGTAGCTGCCCCGCCACCATTAGCCGAATCAACCGACTGTTGTCCACTGCCACAACTAAGAAGTAAAAATAAAGTCAAAAATAACGCACATAAAGTAATTCTTTTCATTATCACGTGCCTCCTTTTTACCTCAGAAAGACTATATAAACACAAAAGGAAAACAATTCTTATGAAAAGAAAAGTTTTCCTCAAATGACTTTATTTAGTTATGTATATTGTTATTAAATTCTAACTAGTTTTTCTTAGCTTCAGAAGCCTGATTATCATTAGTTAAAGTAGTATCAGTAGGATTAATATTCATAGCATCTTTAATAGTTTTAAGGCCTGAGTCAATAGTATTTCTTATTGCTATTGTTAAAGTATCTAATGCTTTAGTAACTGCACTTATTGCTGCACCTTTAACTGCAGTAACAGCATCATCAGCAGCAGCACTAGGACCAGCAAATTTACCATTCTTAGCCATCGCTCGCAGTGCTATACCTCCTGCAATAGTAGCATCTTTAGGGGCAGCTCCAGCATTCTGAGAAGTAGCTAATTTAACAGCATCACCATCATCCTTAATCATAGCTTGTAAAATGTCAGCGCCAGTTACAGCCCCAACAGCTTTAGCAGCATCAGCTGCAACCTTTTTTGAATTGTTAACATCACCAACAGCTCCCGCACCAGTAGCAAATAATTTACCTGATTCACCATCCCCAGCAGCAGCGGTTCTTGCAGTAGAACCATCACTAGCCTTTTTATCATCCCCAGCATCGGAATTTCCTTTTTTTTCACCAAGTACCACATCTACAATTGATTTAATACCCTTTACTAGTTTATCGACTTCACTACCAGCAGCACCACCGTTATTCTGAGCAGCAACATTACCAAGCAGGTCATTACTATCAGTACCAATAGCCTCACTAGCAGTCTTAGCACCCTGGATTATTTGATCAAGAGTATTAGTAATTAGAGATTTTACAGCGGTATCAGTAGCCTCTGCATTAGGATTATTATCAGATTTCATGTCAGCAACAATTTTCTCAAGAGATGTCTTAGTAGATGAAAGAGTATCATGCATAGTCTTAAAATAGTTCCCAACATCAGATTTTTTAGTAGTAGTATTAAAACCTAAAACCCCTCCAACCATATCAGAAAGGGAAGTAAAAACATTTAAGAAATCATTACCTAAACTAATCACAGACTTTAAGAACCTACTCTGAGGATCTTCCATCTTAGTAGTACCACTGCCACAGCCAAGAAGTAAAAATAAAGTCAAAAATAACGCACATAAAGTAATTCTTTTCATTATCACGTGCCTCCTTATTACCTCAGGAAGTCAAGATATAAATAAAAGGAAAACAATTCTTATAAAAAGAAGAGTTTTCCTCAAATGACTTTATTTAGTTATGTATGTTTTATTGATAATTATTTATTATTACCTACCAATTGCTGTTTCTGCGGGTGTAGTAGAATCTACAGATTTATCTTCTTGTGTAACTGTAGCAAGAGCATCACTAATTGTCTTTAAACCACTATCAACAGTATTTCTTATTGCTATTATTAGAGTACTTAAAGTCTTACCAACAGCACTAGCAGTTGCCCCATTAACTGCATGAGCAGATTTTGCTTCATTCTTAGCAGCAAACTTACCATCTTTAGCCATTGCCCGAAGTGCAATACCAGCAGCAATAACAGCGTCTTTCTTTGCAGCATCTTTAATTTCTTTTTTGCCGTTAACAGCCGGAGCAATAGCAATCTCAGCAGCATCTGTAGCTTTTTCAATTCCATCAGTACTATTTGCAGTAGGATTTTCTGTGGATTTAGCAATAGCTTGCAAAATGTCAGCCCCGGTCACTGAACCAATACTAGCTGATGCCTTTGCAATATTTTCTTCTTTAGCATCATCTTTACCATTCGCATCAGCAAATAGATTACCAACATCCTTTTTATCATCCTCTCCTGTTTTAGTAGCACCTGCATCACCCTTATCTTTTAAAACCAAATCAACAATAGTTTTAATTCCTTTAACTAAGGAGATAACAGAGTCTTTGTCAGCAGGAGTAGCCCCATGTCCAGCCGAAGTAGCATTACCAATAGCATCGTTACCAGTAGCCCCAGTAGCAGCAGTCTTAGCCCCATCAGCGATCTTGTCTAATGTGTTAGTGATAAAGTTATCAACAACTTCCTTTATCTTTAGATAGTTACCATTCTTTTCAACTTGATCTTGTAATTTCTCTTTAACTGTGTTCATAGCTTTTTCAATAGAAGTGAAATAGTTACCAATATCAGATTTCTTAGTCTCAGCCTTAATACCAAAAGCCCCAGTAATCATATCAGAAAGAGAAGTAAAAACATCTAAGAACCCTTTACCTAAATTAGCAATAGAGTTTAAGAATGTGGTTTTAGGATCCTCAGCACTAGTAGTACCACTGCCACAACTAAGAAGTATAATAAAGAAGTAAAAGAAGTAAATAGAGAATAAAGGAACAAAAAAAGCTAAGAGAAGCAAACTCCTAGCTTATTATTTATAGACTTTATTTTATAAGAAAATAACGATTGATTAAAAAGTAATCATTATAATAGTTAATTAACTTGTTTATCCCTTAGGTGTTAGCGGGTTTAGAAGAAGTTGTAAGCTCATTAATTGAAGC
The DNA window shown above is from Borrelia puertoricensis and carries:
- a CDS encoding variable large family protein — its product is MKRITLCALFLTLFLLLGCGSGTTKMEDPQSRFLKSVISLGNDFLNVFTSLSDMVGGVLGFNTTTKKSDVGNYFKTMHDTLSSTKTSLEKIVADMKSDNNPNAEATDTAVKSLITNTLDQIIQGAKTASEAIGTDSNDLLGNVAAQNNGGAAGSEVDKLVKGIKSIVDVVLGEKKGNSDAGDDKKASDGSTARTAAAGDGESGKLFATGAGAVGDVNNSKKVAADAAKAVGAVTGADILQAMIKDDGDAVKLATSQNAGAAPKDATIAGGIALRAMAKNGKFAGPSAAADDAVTAVKGAAISAVTKALDTLTIAIRNTIDSGLKTIKDAMNINPTDTTLTNDNQASEAKKN
- a CDS encoding variable large family protein: MYFFYFFIILLSCGSGTTSAEDPKTTFLNSIANLGKGFLDVFTSLSDMITGAFGIKAETKKSDIGNYFTSIEKAMNTVKEKLQDQVEKNGNYLKIKEVVDNFITNTLDKIADGAKTAATGATGNDAIGNATSAGHGATPADKDSVISLVKGIKTIVDLVLKDKGDAGATKTGEDDKKDVGNLFADANGKDDAKEENIAKASASIGSVTGADILQAIAKSTENPTANSTDGIEKATDAAEIAIAPAVNGKKEIKDAAKKDAVIAAGIALRAMAKDGKFAAKNEAKSAHAVNGATASAVGKTLSTLIIAIRNTVDSGLKTISDALATVTQEDKSVDSTTPAETAIGR
- a CDS encoding P12 family lipoprotein, producing MKRNILSVCMLALLCLLSCDMNALNDLLNEVREKVLDESKDNKYLNHEQGNQEQKEVVIDSLEEGVEIQQDMEVKPVNAGFEVFRQEYPYYPQEEVIKIEEKDLVPSTESEKEAQAEIEKVKGALGDSGFQQLIKNALELKDRCERGRADFYDIMGKIQSERISLTKKRKENIEKIRKLTQLQNKLNDERSNLERLMNEVEVGLNERSSAKYFFEDSEKILKEAITDRLRNNKRRSYWSRRGNGDFLARKARSNAESSLEQLESSSVKLIEAMAKIKEIEELISEAKSALGNLSR